AAGGAAGTGGTAAATTAGTCTCTTTATTAGTGAACAGTGGGCTGTTTTTCCgtctctttctttatttttttaaggaagttttaaaatatagttgaatTCAGGACTTTTTCACGTGATCTATCCAAATGGTTCTCGTTCCACTCAGCAGGGCAGAGGTGTTAAGTCAGGATGGAGTTCAGGGAGGCGCACTTGACATTCCAGATGAAAGCAGCAGTGTCTTCCAAAATTAATCCATCTTTCACCTTCTAAGACAGGGTTTCTCAAAGTACGGTCCAGGGACCACCTACCTCAGAACTCCCCCAGGGCTCCTTGGCTCCTCCCCACACTTCCCTCGAGGGTCGGCCAGGTCTCTGTATTTTCCCAGAGTATCCCAGCACAGTCCTACCCACACTCACAATTGAGAACCCCGACTGCAGCTTACCGTTATTAGAACAAGAAATGACCCTCCATCAGCGTCTCAACATCGACTTGTTAAAAATGACAGACGTCATCCAAATGGAAATTCCGTTTCTAAGGACTGGTTCTCCACATGGAAGTGTGTCTCCTTCAAGTGAATGAATTTCCTTCCTGGGAATCTTGGGGGGTGCCTTTTGGCCTTTGTCCTTGGGGGTTTACAGTGGTCCCTGAAGGGGTCGTTTCGCCATGGGTTTGTAGGGTGGGCACACTGGGTCGTCTTTCAGAGAGACTGATCTTAGAGACTCCTTGAAATGGTCATTGCTCTTGTCTCATGTGaccatttctgttttcttgttgCACAGCAAATATGCCAGAGGACTACCCTGATCAGTTTGATGATGTCATGGATTTTATTCAAGCTACCATTAGAAGACTGAAGAGGTCACCAGATAAACAAATGGCCGTGCTTCCTCGGAGAGAGCGGCACCGGCAGGCGGCAGCCACCAGCCCAGAGAATGCCAGAGGGAAAGGCCGGCGCGGCCAGAGGGGCCGAAATCGGGGCTGCGTGCTCACCGCCGTGCATCTAAACGTCACTGACTTGGGTTTGGGCTACGAAACCAAGGAGGAACTCATTTTCAGGTACTGCAGCGGCTCCTGCGATGCAGCCGAAACAATGTacgacaaaatattaaaaaacttatCCAAAAGTAGAAGGCTGGTGAGTGACAAGGTCGGGCAGGCGTGTTGCAGACCCATCGCCTTTGATGACGACCTGTCCTTTTTAGATGATAACCTGGTTTACCACATTCTAAGAAAGCATTCCGCTAAAAGGTGTGGATGTATCTGACTCCGGCTCCAGAGACCGCTGTGTATTGCATTCCTGCTACAGTGCAAAGAAAGGGACCAAGGTTCCCAGAAAATGTTTGCCCAGAG
The Dama dama isolate Ldn47 chromosome 25, ASM3311817v1, whole genome shotgun sequence genome window above contains:
- the GDNF gene encoding glial cell line-derived neurotrophic factor isoform X1 translates to MKLWDVVAVCLVLLHTASAFPLPAGKRPPEAPAEDRSLGRRRAPFALSSDSNMPEDYPDQFDDVMDFIQATIRRLKRSPDKQMAVLPRRERHRQAAATSPENARGKGRRGQRGRNRGCVLTAVHLNVTDLGLGYETKEELIFRYCSGSCDAAETMYDKILKNLSKSRRLVSDKVGQACCRPIAFDDDLSFLDDNLVYHILRKHSAKRCGCI
- the GDNF gene encoding glial cell line-derived neurotrophic factor isoform X4 encodes the protein MKLWDVVAVCLVLLHTASAFPLPAANMPEDYPDQFDDVMDFIQATIRRLKRSPDKQMAVLPRRERHRQAAATSPENARGKGRRGQRGRNRGCVLTAVHLNVTDLGLGYETKEELIFRYCSGSCDAAETMYDKILKNLSKSRRLVSDKVGQACCRPIAFDDDLSFLDDNLVYHILRKHSAKRCGCI
- the GDNF gene encoding glial cell line-derived neurotrophic factor isoform X2, whose amino-acid sequence is MYCRDTSNMPEDYPDQFDDVMDFIQATIRRLKRSPDKQMAVLPRRERHRQAAATSPENARGKGRRGQRGRNRGCVLTAVHLNVTDLGLGYETKEELIFRYCSGSCDAAETMYDKILKNLSKSRRLVSDKVGQACCRPIAFDDDLSFLDDNLVYHILRKHSAKRCGCI
- the GDNF gene encoding glial cell line-derived neurotrophic factor isoform X3, which translates into the protein MPEDYPDQFDDVMDFIQATIRRLKRSPDKQMAVLPRRERHRQAAATSPENARGKGRRGQRGRNRGCVLTAVHLNVTDLGLGYETKEELIFRYCSGSCDAAETMYDKILKNLSKSRRLVSDKVGQACCRPIAFDDDLSFLDDNLVYHILRKHSAKRCGCI